acTTTCATGGATTTTTTTACACTATGTTGTCATGCATCTTTCAATTTATTGAGCAGTTGCGTTCTGTTTATTATTGGCACCAATGTCAGAAATCTATATTTGTAGCAGCAAGAAGCCACAGATGTTTTGGGACAAGCACATCCAATATGGAAAGCTGTTTTAACATAAATCCATACAATTATTGATATAAAATATGAATTCTGTTTTatatacatttagttgatttaaATGAATTCTCTATACAccacctttcaaaagtttggggtcacttaatgTTTTTAAAAgacaaaatcacttttttgtccattaaaataacattaaattgatccgaaatagtgtagacattgctaatgttgtaaagGACTTGTAGCTGGAAAGGGCAGATTTTTTTAATGGATTATCTacgtaggtgtacagaggcccattatcagcaactatcactcctgtgttccaatggcacgttgtgttagctaatccaagttaatcattttgaaaagctaattgatcattagaaaagccTTTGAAATTATCttaacacagctgaaaacagttgttctgatgaaagaagcaataaaactgccattctttagactagttgagtatctggagcatttgtgggtttgattacaggctcaaaatggccagaaacaagtaccgttcttctgaaactcatgtctattcttgttctgggaaatgaaggctattccatgcgagaaactgAAGATTTAGTAccacgctgtgtactactcccttcacagaacagcataaactgtctaaccagaatagaaagagtgagaggccccggtgcacaactgagtaagaggacaagtacattagagtgtctagtttgagaaacagattcctcaactggcagcttcattaaataatacctgcaaaacaccagtctcaacagtgaagaggaaggccgggatgctggccttccaggcagagttgctttgtccagtgtctgttcttttgcccatctttatcagtctgagatatggctttttctttgcaactctgcctagaaggccagcgtcccagagtcacctcttcattgttgatgttgagactgatgTAAAAAGCTCTGCATGGTCAATATGGACTCTGCATTGGCCTTACAACATTTACTGCGATGCAGCTTCTGCAGAAGGCAGAGCTTTCATGCTTCACGGAGCAGAGCAGAAATTTTGTGACAGAAGtggtcaaggaagtgagtttgtgtttatacaggacctccggCCCCCaactaccgtcaaccaatcatgtcagtGAGGTGCTATATGGAGGCCTCCGCATTGTTAAAACATTTGGGAGGTGCAAAGCGATGCGTACAGAGCTCGACTTGGCCTCTGCAAGCCTCCAGAGGCTCCGCAATTGTGTCAAAACCTCTGCCTAGCCTCCAGATCGCATTGCCAGAGCAAGCATAAATAGGCTTTAATGCATTAACAGTTTACATACTGTCAAAAAAGGGAAAAAAAAGTTACTGATGTTATGAAACAGACTCGTAATTATTGATTTCGTGCCAGAGAATACAACTTTAGCTACATTGTTATAATGACCGTCACATATGCATTATTGGACTCTGGAGGAGCAGCAATAGATCgtttttaaggggggggggggtttgtctGCAGGGGGACTCGTACTCACCGCATCTAAAAAAAGTTAGTAGCACAGTGCATTAGCGGCTTCGACCACATGCGAGTCTGGATGGAACTTTATGTAAAAAGTGGTGAATCGAAGCTGATTGATTTTCACTGTTAATTAAGTTGTATATATGCTAATATATTTGGAATCCAGAAATTATTAATATAATGAATTATTAATAGAATTTGATATTCAAATTTTTTTTATATCAATAATTCGTTTTTATATATCTTAATCCAATTTTTGATGGCGGTAATTGAATTATTTCTCCATTGAATCCCATGGGGAATTATTGatatccagactgtatcacaatcggcggtaattgggagtcccttagtgcggcgcacaattggcccagcgtcgtccgagtttgGCCGGTACGCCGCCctataggccgtcattgtaaataataatttgttcttaactgacttgccttgctaaataaaggttatatatatatatatatatatataaaatcgaATTACTGATATTGATAAAATCATTTCTTGATATACATTTTTGAATGATTGATATCAAAACATACAATTATAGATTAAAAAcattatataaatatatgttTTAACGGCTTTCCATTCATCCAATGTTCTCTGGCAAATCCGACATATTATTATGGTTATAATGAACCAAGCAGATATTCCAACGAATAACAAAATAGCACACTGGCCCTTTAATGCTGTCTTGCCCCTCAGGGAATGTATTCGTTGaatggagaagagatgagaaTATCAAGAAATTAATGTCGTTACATATATAGCTAGCTGTTGGTTGCAACAGAGTAGCGGATAGTTCTACCGAGTAGAGTACATTTTAACCGTAATTGGTAGCTGTATTTCCAATAGATAAGGGTACTTTGCGCCGATTTTCTTTCGAGAGCACGCCTGCGTTTGTGTAGGGGCGAGAGCAAGGAATGGCCGCGGACGTGGATAAAAGAATCCCGGAGGACAAGAAAGCTTGTTTGGGGGAGGATGAGCGTCTGGACAAATATCAAGGCGGTGAACGACTGGCGCCTGGCAGGTCCAAGCGATCTTGGATCATTGGAGCAATGTCAACATTGCTTATGTTCATTATTGTTCCCCTTCTTGCCTTTGGTTACACATATTATCAGGACTCACAGCTACTTAAACGTCATGTAAGTTCAACATCTGTATCCATGTTTTACGCATCTTGTTCAGCAGATGTCTTTAGTTCTGCATCTGAATTGActgtagtggtgtaaagtatttaagtaaaaatattttaaagtactactaaagtcgtttttttgggtatctctacttaactatttatatttttgcaaacttgtacttttacttcactacattcttaataaaaaaaaatgcacttttaactccatacattttccctgacacccaaaactactcgttacattttgacaggaaaatggtctaattcacagtTATTTATCAAGAGAACGTCTCTGGTCATccttacagcctctgatctggcggactcactaaacacaaatgctttgtttgtagatggtgttggagtttgcccctggctatccgtaaaaaaatatattaaaaaatgaaTTGTTTATACTTTTACGTTTTGATACTTAATTAAGTACaatttagcaattccatttacttttgatacgtaagtacatttaaaaccaaatactttttctgaagtagtattttactgggtaactttcacttttatttgagtcattttctattaaggtatcattacttttactcaagtatgaacaTTGTACTTTTCCCATAACTGATTGTTGTGGAAAAAAACATGATAAAACATGGAAACATAATACATGAATTACCTTTTGAAATTATCGCAAAGATTGCATTTTCTCTGCCAAGTCTTGTGCTGATGGCAGTTATTTTTCTTAACTGTTAAAAGTTAATCGTAATATTTGAAAACATGTGGCTTATTTTACATTTTTGGGAAGGTTTTAGAAGTTGAACACATACCTTTTGTCATTGTGGGATCAAACACTTTTATACCCCATAGTGTTTtataaactttaaaaaaaaaatcgtTTTATTAGGGGGTTGGATGTCTGCCACAGCTGGTCCCACAATTAACACCCCACTTACAGAAATAGTTGTCTGGCTCACAAGTTGTTCTCTTATTCCATCCATTGAGCTAACATAAGAGGGCACGCAGTCAGTGCATTTTTGTGTAGAAGGGCCTCAAGGTTACAACATTCTTTTGGGAAACTAATCCCCTCACTTCCTTGGCATGTTTAATTTCAAGTACACTCATTTGATAAACTGATATATTTGTAGCTGCTTTCTTTATCCAAAACAATGTTTTCAAAATTGTAGTGTGCTTAGAAGTTAGAGTTAAAAAGGTTCACTCTGATCGGTCCCAGACATTGTTCAGGAATGTCACTGGAGTGTGAGAACTGACACGGTAAGACGCAATAAGGAGCCCTTATTGTGTGTTCCTCCAACAGGAAGTGGCCTTGAAAGCACTGGGCACCGAGggcctctttctcttctcctccttggACACAAACCATGACCTGTACCTTAGTCCTGAGGAGTTCAAACTCGTCGCAGAGAAACTCACAGGTTCACCAGCAGCCTTCTTATGCACCCTAACACATTCAAATCCAAAATACTCCATCCCCACAAACCCAACACGAATACACAGTCATTGTTTTGTATCCTTTTGCCTGCCTCCCTGCAGGGATCTCACCTCCAACAGATTTTGAGGAGGAAGTGACCCATGACCCCAATGGAGAGACCCTAACCCTGGAGGCCAAGATGCAGCCTCTGCAGCTTGACACAATGACGAAGAGCAAGGACGGCTTCCTCGGGGTAATAAGAGTAGACCAGCCCAACACTCACTGTGAATTGCActgaattataaactgggtggttcaaatGGAGAATAGATAACACACTACATTGTAAACATTATACTGCTTTCGAAGCTGTGTCTCTGAGTGGATTCAAAAGATGACCTACCAGTAAGTTGCTTTTATAAAAGGACTTATGGTGATAAATTACAGAAAAGGGAGAAAAAGGTTCAAATAGACAGTCCAAGGTTTAGCAGAGAAAGCCTCAGATATCACAATTAAGTCTGCCTCTCCAGGTTACTCATAGTTCCCTGAGTGGGCTGCGTTCCTGGCAGAGTCCTGCTGTGCCCTCCATGTCCTTCTCTGCCAGCCAGTTCAGGGCCTTCCTGCCCCCCAAAAACAAAGGGGAAGTGGGGGACACCTGGTGGGTCATTCAGAGTGAGCTCAACATCTTCACTGGGTACCTGCCAAACAATCGCTACCACCCTCCTGCAACACGAGGAAAAGAGGTACGGTTTTAGGAAGTGACTGTATCTGATATTTTATATTGAGTTTGATTTTAACTGTCTACTACACTTGATCATCACTCAAACTCTTGGCGATGATTGTATATACATTGGTGAAAACCAAGTGCTACTTTGACTATGAGATGATATTACAGCATAGTCTGTCATGGTATCAGTAGAAAATGTAAAATGTCACAACTTGGTTGAAGAAAATATATGAACCTAGCAGTGACTGTATTTGTTTCCCCACAGGTTCTCATTCACTCCCTGCTAAGTATGTTCCATCCACGGCCCTTCATCAAGTCTCGTTTTGCCCCTCAGGGAACAGTGGCCTGCATCCGAGCCGCTAGTGACTTTTATCTAGACATTGTCTTCAGGTGAGGGAACTCTGAGATTCCTCATCAAGCCTAGTCCATTGCGTTTACAATTAgttaccatgttattacccctGTACCTCCACAGGATCCATGCAGAGTTTCAGCTCAATGATGTCCCAGACTTCCCCTTCTGGTTCACCCCGGGCCAGTTCACTGGCAACATCATCCTCTCCCGGGACTCCTCCCACGTCCGACAGTTCACCCTCTACGTCCCCAACGACAGGTGAGTGAATAACACGGTTGACTGTTATCGATAACCAGAATTACCTCTGTAGTCTAGACTTTGTGTCTTATCCATTCAGAGTAGACCTTTAGGATGATAGTAATGCTACTGATATATCTGTAAGTGAATGTATGATGGCAGACACTGACTTCTCCTGGTCTCACAGGACTCTGAATGTGGACATGGAGTGGCTCTATGGAGCCACTGAGAACAGTAATATGGAGGTGGACATTGGATACCTGCCACAGGTAGGCTACTGTGCCTTGTCATGCTGTGTAATGTGACATAGTAGGATGTGTTGTATTTGTTATGGGATCTCTGTGGGTGTTCTGTCAATATGCCTACTACCGTGTTCCGAGCACGCAAATTGGTGCACGGGACTGTCAGAGTATGAGTCCAAATCAAAGCACGGAGGGCACCTCTCAGATGCATACTCTATTTGTACATATTTTGAAGCATGCATCGACGCAAGCTTCAACGGAAAGTATGCACAGAAATATGACACAACCATGTAAAAAACGACTCAAAATATCTTAATCAATGGAAGATAATATTTTAGCTGAAGCAAGAGAAAATAAACTCAGACTTCGGAATAAAATGGTGCCCATTCACATATTGCATGACAACAATATTTTGTCTTGATACATTAATAAATACTGTGTTAATTGTGGCATGTGCATCGATCAAGCCCATAGTACGTAAATATGGCTAacaggctagctagctacccacaaAAAAATGGACAGCTAGTCATCTACCTTGCATAACAACGTTGTAGGTCTTTGCCTGTTAAACTACCTAGCTGATAATTATGAAGTAAAACGTTGGCTTTGTGGAAATCTTGTTTTTCGTTTCTATTGCCAATGTCCTGGCTGGAGGGAAGTTCAGGGAATGGGGAGGTGCAGTGTGAGGTTATACAGTCAGGGGAGTGAGAGTGCTTCTCAAATGGAATGTTTTATGCGTTCTCCACACTCTCGTACTCAAGATAACGTCCTCGGAGAATGCACTCGTAGCATGAGAGTGGAGCACGGTAGTATTCATATTAAGAAACACTGTGTGTTGTCAGATGGAGCTGCAGGCCGCTGGTCCATCCACTCCCTCCTTCATCCAGGATGAGGAGGGGAATATTATCGATAGCCGAGGTGGAGGCAGCGACCCTATCCAGTTTGTCTTCGAGGACATACACTGGACGTCTGAGATCAGCCGCGAGGAGGCTGCTCGCCGCCTCGAGGTCACCTTCTACCCCTTCAAGAAGGTACAATCTCAATACGCCTGCTCAGTTTTGTCCCATCTATTTAGGGGATTGTTCTAGTCACCTTTGAACTTCGGTCACAACTTGGTAGTCCCCAAGCTCTCTCAAAAATAACTTGATAGACTCCGCACCATTGTCCATAGGTGTCATACCTGCCCTTCTCGGAGGCCTTTCAGCGAGCGCAGGAAGAGAGCAAGCTGGTgcactccatcctcctctggggGGCACTAGATGACCAATCCTGCTGAGGTGAGACTGTTCACCTGTGACACTGGTCTATGAAGATAATAATGATTATATTCCACCTTAGTGCTCACTTAGGGCCATTTTAAGTGATGAACTTACAAAATATAAAGTATATCCTGGACCTGGGGGTAAAGGGGTGTCATCTTGGGGGGGGTTGAAGTGAGTGACTAAGGGAAAGACATCCAGTTAAAGCAGCATAGCTTTACCCTTTTGTGCACTGAATATTACAATGTCTTTAGCTTTGCATCTGACCTTTTTTGCTTCCTCCAAACACGTTGTCACAGGTTCGGGGCGGACTCTCCGGGAGACAGTCCTGGAAAGTTCGCCCGTCCTGGCCCTGCTCAACCAGAGCTTCGTCAGCAGCTGGTCCCTGGTCAAAGAGCTGGAGGACATGCAGGTGAGTGAGCGGCCCATATTGCTCAGCCCAGCCCAGCTGGTAGCCAGTTTAATCgaatgacaggctcattgtaatggaatGGATGGAAAGGTGTTAAACATGGAAACTTTGTATTTGTTCCATTCCAGatattacaatgagcccatccttcGATTTAAAGTGACACCAGCTGGCACCACTGGCTCATCCTCAAGGTTCAACCAGAAAATAATGATACCACTTTTAATGGATAGTGTTCATTACTAAATCAAAGTTTGTCTCAAGTGACCTCAAGTTGAACATATTCCACTCCATCTGTTGTCGAGGTCCTGCTGTCTGTTTTGATTGATGTGGTGGTAATGTATCCTAATAATCTTAATCTCAGGCTAACAAGCAGAACCCGGTTGAGAGTCAGAGGGCCCGCCTACACCTGGAGAATTACAACTTTCCAGTAGAAATGATGGTGGCGCTGCCCAACGGCACTATTGTAAGTCCTTACAGTTACATCATGTTTCCATCTCAACATCCCAGTTGTTTATCAACAACCTTTAAGTGGATACTTCACTTTGTTGATTCTGGGCGTTGCTAAATAGCCAGCTAACACATTTAAAAAAGGGTTTGGAGGAAATGACAACAGCTTACAGAGGGTTGAAAATAACTTGAATTTCTAATGACTTAAATACTCTAGGTTCACCACATCAATGCTAACTACTTCCTGGACCAGACGTCCATGAAGCCGGAGGAGGAAGCTGCCACATTTAGCTTCTCTGGGGGGTTCGAGGACCCATCCACTGCTACGTACATCAACTTCCTCAAAGAGGGTCTGGAGAAAGCAAAGGAGCACCTGGCACAGTAAAGACGAACGGTggtcaaaagtgtgtgtgtgtaaaaaccaGAGTAATTCCTCTGTGAAGGATAATGATCAAAGAAAAAGCTAACTTGTGTGTAGGGATCAGATTCCTAAAGTGCTGGCTTGGCAGCTGTTAACTTTTCAGGTTGTTTTACTAGCATCCAATATGATCAGTATTACAACAACCTCTTCAAACGACAGTGGCCACTATACCAGTTGAGCCCTCCCGaagacaacttttttttttttcataactAAACTCAATACTCAGTTACTAGATGTTCTTTCAAGTTAACATGCTTCTAATCCCATTCCATATAATCGCTAATGTTGCTGTTACTTACCAACTATTTTAAAGTACAATGTTCAGAACAGTGGCCAGGCTCCGAACATTGCTTTGACCTCACCTACTAGTGGCTAATTAATTTGACTTATTTATGCCTTCTGTTATCATGTCATAACAGTGAGTGAGATTTGCTCAAACTTTTAACTACATTTTCATATCAAAACAGACCGCACCATAATGCATTGTTCTGTTTTATTTGTTATATCTCTCAATATGCAAAGAACCACACGTTTTATTTCTGTTGGGGGGGCAGGGCAGGTCAAGTCGTTCCCTCTAGAGTTTCAGCAGTTTGTGACGGCCTTGCCTGAAAGTCCAAAGTTGGCTGGGTAGGGCCTGATGTCATTGCTTAAGCTTCTGCAGGCAACACCCCCGCTCTGTTCCCCTTGAGGTTGCCAACAGCTGTCATGGAAACCTGGAAACAAAGCTGTATGGTGGCAcaatgtgtaatgtaataattGTTTGTTTTGTTAATATTTTTTTATGAAAGCCAACAGTTATGTTGACTGACTAGTTACTTAACACCTTGACCATGAGATCTGAACTTAAGGGGTGACTACACCAAAGATTATATAACAAAATGAACTTAGAGGCAAAGAAGTTAATCATTGTGGATTCTATCACGTGTACATGTGATAAACTTTGAAATGGGTCATCTTAGGAAAGGTTTCTCCATCAGCCTCTTGTTAAGCGCTGCAATGTAGGCAGCACATTTAGCCATTGCAGAGGTGAGTCATCCCCTTGAAATAGGCTTGACTGATAGTGGCAAATTGTCTGCAAAAAATAAAAATGGATCTTTACTAAAAAGTAGTCTTGAGTGAGCTTGCGCTGAACACTGGATGAAACCGACATGTCCCAGAAgtatcagataaagacattataaCATTCATAACGTCTATTTGTGTTGTACTGTGTGAACATTGATCAGAAATTAGATCTGAGTAAATTTCAGGTTGTATGTGGGTAACATGAAACATTTCTAAAGGTACTAAgtttagaccccccccccccccccagttcatATGCAACAAGGAGTAGTGATTTCAGTTCCTCCAATTCATTAATTTGAAACTATGGTGCCAGAATAAGAGTGCGAGTTGTGCTGGGGTGGAAATGCAGGCAGGCATGGCCTTTAGATGGGGAGATCCATTGTTTGAAGGAAATGTGAATTCCACCATAGAATAACAGTATCCACAAGGCCGAGTCACCTGAAAGTGAGGACCATACCAATCTGCGGAAGGAGTGGGGGGGCTGCAACAGGACAAGTCTTCCAATGCAGCGAGGGTACAATCTCCAAACCACCAATACCCCTCCACATAACAGTTTGGTCCACATTCAGTAGTAGGGTTCAGAATATTTACAGTTTGAGTTTCCAGCCCAAAACCACACATTTAAGTCAAAAGTCAAGTACATCCAACTTATTGTACTAGAATATGTGATTTCTAGAGTCCTGTTTAATGCAGTGATTGGACAGCATGTGTTGCTAGGTGAGTTGAGTTCATGTCTTCACCAGAATGTCCACACCTCCAGCTCCATGACGTGGAAGTCGTCTCTTTCCGAAAGGCAGCAGTTGTTGAAGGTGTAACAGGGGCTACTCCTGCCCAGGTACAGCATCTCATCCAGCCACAAGCCAAAGTGACcactggggaagagagagcgagagaaacttGCTTTAGAATAGAGTAAAGTGATGTTTTCCTAAACATTTACGCacactacagtggggcaaaaaagtatttagtctgccaccaattgtgcaggttctcccacttaaagatgaggcctgtaattttcatcatcacttcaactatgacagacaaaatgagaaagaaaaaaatccagaaaatcacattgtaggatttttaatgaatttatttgcaaattatggtggaaaataagaattgtcaaaaacaaaagtttatctcaatacttcgTTATATACCctgtgttggcaatgacagaggtcaaatgttttctgtaagtcttcacaagtttttcacacacttgctggtattttggcccattcctccatgcatatctcctctagagcagtgatgttttggggctgttgctgggcaacacggaccttcaactccctccaaagattttctatggggttgagatctggagactggctaggccactccaggaccttaatgcttcttacgaagccactccttcgttgcccgggcggtgtgtttgggatcattgtcatgctgaaagacccagccacgtttcatcttcaatgcccttgctgatggaaggaggttttcactcaaaatctcacgatacatggccctattcattctttcctttacacggatcagtcgtcctggtccctttgcagcaaaacagccccaaagcatgatgtttccaccacatttacatttaagtcatttagcagacgctcttatccagagcgacttacaaaccaccatgcttcacagtaggtgtggtgttctttggatgcaactcggcattctttgtcctccaaacacaacgagttgagtttttaccaaaaagttatattttggtttcatctgaccatatgacattctcccaatcttcatctggatcatccaaatgctctccagcaaacttcagacgggcctggacatgtactggcttaagcagggggacacgtctggcactgcaggatttgagtccctggcggcgtagtgtgttactgatggtaggttttgttactttggtcccagctctctgcaggtcattcactaggttcccccgtgtggttctgggatttttgctcaccgttgttgtgatcattttgaccccatggggtgaggtCTTGCATGGattcccagatcgagggagattatcagtggtcttgtatgtcttccatttcctaataattgctcccacagttgatttcttcaaaccaagctgcttacctattgcagattcagtcttcccagcctggtgcatgtctacaatgttgtttctggtgtcctttgacagctctttggtcttggccatagtggagtttggagtgtgactgtttgaggatgtggacaggtgtcttttatactgataacaagttcaaacaggtgccattaatacaggtaacgagtggaggacagaggagcctcttaaagaagaagttacaggtctgtgagagccagaaatcttgcttgtttgtaggtgaccaaatacttattttccaccataatttgcaaatacattcatgataaatcctacaatgtgattttctggattttttttctaattttgtctgtcatagttgaagtgtacctatgatgaaaattacaggcctctctcatctttaagtgggagaacatgcacaattggtggctgactaaatacttttttgccccactgtatatacacacacaaaagtatgtggacaccccttcaaatgagtggattgaactatttcagccacatccgctgacaggtgtataaaatagagtTCACAGTCATGAaatctccattgacaaacattggcagtaaaatggccttactgaagagctcagtgactttgaacGTGGCACCGTCATGTGATGCCACCTTTCAggttgtcaaatttctgccctgcaagaGCTGGCCGTGTCAACTGcaagtgctattattgtgaagtggaaatggtaggccacacaagttcacagttgcaacactcacgacagagttccaaactgcctccgcaagcaacatcagcaaaataactgttcatcgggagcttcataaaTGGGTtaccatggctgagcagccgcacacaagcctaatgCCTCGTTCACGTCGACAGCGTCATTGCATTTATTTCCAATAGAACGCTGCGTTTGCGTtgcagt
This sequence is a window from Oncorhynchus gorbuscha isolate QuinsamMale2020 ecotype Even-year linkage group LG17, OgorEven_v1.0, whole genome shotgun sequence. Protein-coding genes within it:
- the selenon gene encoding selenoprotein N, which encodes MAADVDKRIPEDKKACLGEDERLDKYQGGERLAPGRSKRSWIIGAMSTLLMFIIVPLLAFGYTYYQDSQLLKRHEVALKALGTEGLFLFSSLDTNHDLYLSPEEFKLVAEKLTGISPPTDFEEEVTHDPNGETLTLEAKMQPLQLDTMTKSKDGFLGVTHSSLSGLRSWQSPAVPSMSFSASQFRAFLPPKNKGEVGDTWWVIQSELNIFTGYLPNNRYHPPATRGKEVLIHSLLSMFHPRPFIKSRFAPQGTVACIRAASDFYLDIVFRIHAEFQLNDVPDFPFWFTPGQFTGNIILSRDSSHVRQFTLYVPNDRTLNVDMEWLYGATENSNMEVDIGYLPQMELQAAGPSTPSFIQDEEGNIIDSRGGGSDPIQFVFEDIHWTSEISREEAARRLEVTFYPFKKVSYLPFSEAFQRAQEESKLVHSILLWGALDDQSCUGSGRTLRETVLESSPVLALLNQSFVSSWSLVKELEDMQANKQNPVESQRARLHLENYNFPVEMMVALPNGTIVHHINANYFLDQTSMKPEEEAATFSFSGGFEDPSTATYINFLKEGLEKAKEHLAQ